The Anas acuta chromosome 2, bAnaAcu1.1, whole genome shotgun sequence genome contains a region encoding:
- the TCF24 gene encoding transcription factor 24: MDCRHLAESSKETSSPSSEPEALPPSVGQRAGAAPGRPAAANAARERSRVQTLRQAFLELQKTLPSVPPDTKLSKLDVLLLATTYIAHLTRSLQDEEEAPGEGLGALRGDGYLHPVKKWPMRSRLYIGATGQFLNHSVQGESGSQGETSTNPQN; encoded by the exons ATGGACTGTAGGCACCTAGCGGAGAGCAGCAAGGAgacctccagccccagctcggAGCCCGAGGCCCTGCCACCCTCTGTGGGGCAGCGAgccggggcggccccggggcgaCCCGCGGCTGCCAACGCGGCACGGGAGCGCAGCCGGGTGCAGACCCTGCGCCAGGCCTTCCTGGAGCTGCAGAAGACGCTGCCCTCCGTGCCGCCCGACACCAAGCTCTCCAAGCTGGACGTGCTCCTCCTGGCCACCACCTACATCGCCCACCTGACGCGCAGCCtgcaggatgaggaggaggcGCCGGGAGAGGGCCTGGGCGCCCTGCGGGGGGACGGGTACCTCCACCCGGTCAAG AAATGGCCAATGCGTTCCAGGTTGTACATTGGAGCTACAGGACAATTTTTGAATCATTCAGTACAAGGAGAAAGTGGAAGCCAAGGAGAAACATCGACAAATCCACAAAACTAA